A stretch of Endozoicomonas sp. SCSIO W0465 DNA encodes these proteins:
- a CDS encoding AlpA family transcriptional regulator translates to MESKQTLKLNDICLRYGISRTTLWHLRQSPGFPKPVNLPYGGKIFFQEDIENYFRTQQG, encoded by the coding sequence ATGGAAAGCAAGCAAACTCTCAAACTGAACGACATATGCCTCCGCTACGGCATATCCCGCACAACACTCTGGCATTTGCGTCAGTCACCGGGCTTTCCAAAGCCAGTCAACCTGCCTTACGGCGGTAAGATTTTCTTTCAGGAAGATATAGAAAATTACTTCCGTACCCAGCAGGGCTGA
- a CDS encoding antA/AntB antirepressor family protein, translating into MLEICGFSLNNTAVRIREQIERHQFVEGRDFSRTSEKSTGGRPKTVFQFTVNAANHVLLGAMTPEGKKARQKAIDREMVSQSEYPGLIAAMDEQFGSALPAPAITPHQLLEMNMDASLKAITFVKAYGIEGNQAMLAADRLVKTQIDFSPLEAMGQPTLIAPVKAPLFSVTELGKLSNPVYTAVNMNLKLQDAGMQLRTGQYWTPTEKGSPFCEMLDVGKHHGDGTPIKQLKWYKSVLGQLTDAQPEPPAMPEPEPQTETVPPDISTEVTIADPNRKIRLRKKGLKKRKNLKRNYGEGRELYNLGSHLSFRELADYTGRQRGYVVELMEKHRIVKYLESRGKYMLTEKGWHYGAMYDPNRKQLYTSHSPGAVVSNARPVFNEKVFDLF; encoded by the coding sequence TTGCTGGAAATCTGCGGGTTTAGTCTCAACAATACTGCGGTTCGTATTCGAGAACAGATTGAACGGCATCAATTTGTAGAAGGTAGAGACTTTTCTCGCACATCCGAGAAAAGTACCGGAGGCCGCCCTAAAACGGTTTTTCAGTTCACCGTCAATGCTGCCAACCATGTCCTGCTTGGTGCCATGACACCGGAAGGCAAGAAAGCTCGCCAGAAAGCCATTGATCGTGAAATGGTCAGTCAGAGCGAATATCCTGGATTGATTGCAGCGATGGACGAACAATTTGGCTCAGCTTTACCAGCACCAGCTATTACTCCCCACCAACTGCTGGAAATGAACATGGACGCCAGCCTGAAAGCCATAACCTTTGTGAAGGCCTACGGCATTGAAGGCAACCAGGCCATGCTGGCAGCCGACCGGTTAGTCAAAACCCAGATCGACTTCTCCCCGCTGGAAGCCATGGGACAGCCCACCCTGATCGCCCCGGTCAAGGCTCCGCTATTCAGCGTCACCGAGCTGGGCAAACTGTCCAACCCCGTCTACACCGCCGTCAATATGAATCTCAAACTGCAGGATGCCGGGATGCAGCTACGCACCGGCCAGTACTGGACACCCACCGAAAAGGGCAGCCCCTTCTGCGAAATGCTGGATGTGGGCAAGCACCATGGCGACGGCACGCCCATCAAGCAACTGAAGTGGTACAAGTCCGTGCTGGGTCAACTGACCGATGCGCAGCCTGAACCACCTGCAATGCCAGAGCCTGAGCCCCAGACTGAAACAGTTCCACCAGACATCTCTACGGAAGTGACCATTGCCGATCCGAATCGCAAAATCCGGCTGCGCAAGAAAGGCCTCAAAAAGCGGAAAAACCTGAAGCGCAATTACGGTGAAGGCCGGGAACTCTATAACCTCGGCAGTCATCTATCATTCCGTGAACTGGCTGATTACACGGGACGCCAACGCGGCTATGTGGTTGAACTGATGGAAAAGCACCGCATCGTTAAATACCTGGAGAGTCGTGGTAAATACATGCTCACCGAAAAAGGCTGGCATTACGGAGCCATGTACGACCCCAACAGAAAGCAGCTTTACACCAGTCATTCACCCGGCGCAGTGGTATCCAACGCCAGACCAGTGTTCAACGAAAAAGTGTTTGATTTGTTTTAA
- the ssb gene encoding single-stranded DNA-binding protein translates to MSRGINKVILIGNVGNDPDVRFKPDGAPIANLSIATSEKWLDKQSGQQREKTEWHRVVIFGKTAEIAQQYLKKGSKVYIEGKLQTRKWQANDGTDRYTTEVIVDGFNGQMQMLDRPDDRSNNSGAQNGYHTPQQQPAQHQQQPNQYQQARNGQQPAPQPQAQYDQYDQNIPF, encoded by the coding sequence ATGAGCAGAGGCATTAATAAAGTCATCCTGATTGGCAACGTGGGCAATGACCCCGACGTCCGTTTTAAACCGGACGGCGCTCCCATTGCCAACCTGTCCATCGCCACCAGTGAAAAATGGCTGGATAAACAGTCCGGCCAGCAACGGGAAAAAACCGAGTGGCACCGCGTTGTGATCTTCGGCAAGACCGCCGAAATTGCCCAGCAGTACCTGAAGAAAGGCAGCAAGGTCTACATCGAAGGCAAGCTCCAGACTCGGAAGTGGCAGGCCAATGACGGAACGGACCGTTACACCACGGAAGTCATTGTTGACGGCTTCAACGGCCAGATGCAGATGCTGGACCGACCAGATGATCGATCAAACAACAGTGGAGCCCAGAACGGCTATCACACTCCACAACAACAGCCCGCCCAACATCAGCAGCAACCAAACCAGTACCAGCAGGCTCGTAACGGACAGCAACCTGCCCCCCAACCGCAGGCACAGTACGACCAATACGACCAGAACATCCCATTTTAA
- a CDS encoding IS66 family transposase, whose protein sequence is MEYLPVKECNKCQASLLDSEPVKYIERQVFEPGRPGEFEVTAHRAEVKICTCGCRNQAEFPEGVTAAAQYGSATQAMAVYLNQYHFLPFKRVSEYFNTLYKMSVSAGTVANFVARTYENLASTEEVIRDALRESSVAGADETGMRAEGSLHWLHVMRDEQWTLYYLSEKRGREAMDTMGILLTFAGVLVHDHWKSYFAYAATHVLCNAHHLRELLGVVDRDSNQLALRLMKLLRLSWHYCKGFKTIGMLQMPSVVCERIEKIYDRLLQRALMKEVVYMEKQREELKRKKVKNTKAYNLFKRLTEFKAETLRFMSDFTIPFDNNGSERDVRMVKLKQKISGCFRSADGGSMFARIRSYLSSARKQGMDIYQSLHRAVRELL, encoded by the coding sequence ATTGAGTACCTTCCGGTTAAAGAATGCAATAAATGTCAGGCGTCTCTTCTTGATAGTGAGCCGGTCAAATATATTGAACGACAGGTGTTTGAACCAGGGAGACCGGGTGAATTTGAAGTAACGGCCCATAGAGCTGAAGTAAAAATCTGCACTTGTGGTTGTCGGAATCAGGCTGAATTCCCGGAAGGTGTTACCGCTGCCGCACAATATGGCTCAGCCACACAGGCTATGGCCGTCTATCTTAACCAATACCATTTCCTGCCTTTTAAGCGCGTGTCAGAGTATTTTAATACTCTCTATAAAATGAGTGTAAGTGCAGGCACTGTCGCCAATTTTGTGGCCAGAACCTATGAAAATCTGGCTTCTACTGAAGAGGTTATTCGTGACGCCTTGCGGGAATCGTCTGTTGCCGGAGCCGATGAAACGGGTATGCGGGCCGAGGGCTCTTTGCACTGGCTACACGTTATGCGGGATGAACAATGGACGCTCTACTACTTGTCTGAAAAGCGAGGTCGTGAGGCCATGGACACGATGGGCATACTGCTAACATTTGCAGGCGTTCTGGTTCATGATCATTGGAAATCCTATTTTGCATATGCGGCAACTCACGTACTTTGCAATGCCCATCACCTGAGGGAGCTTTTGGGTGTTGTTGATAGGGACAGCAATCAACTGGCGTTGCGATTGATGAAGCTACTGAGGCTTTCCTGGCATTACTGCAAGGGCTTTAAGACCATAGGTATGCTACAGATGCCAAGTGTTGTCTGTGAACGAATCGAGAAGATTTATGACCGGTTGCTTCAGCGGGCTCTAATGAAAGAAGTCGTCTATATGGAGAAGCAACGAGAGGAGCTTAAGCGCAAGAAAGTCAAGAATACTAAAGCTTACAATCTCTTCAAACGACTCACTGAGTTCAAGGCTGAGACACTGCGCTTCATGTCAGATTTTACCATTCCCTTCGATAACAATGGCAGTGAGCGGGATGTTCGAATGGTCAAGTTAAAGCAGAAAATCTCAGGCTGCTTCAGGAGTGCAGACGGTGGTTCTATGTTTGCACGGATTCGCAGCTATTTGTCGTCTGCCAGAAAACAGGGAATGGACATATATCAATCACTTCATAGAGCTGTTCGGGAATTACTGTAA
- a CDS encoding site-specific integrase: MFKCYQNECSRVTRICNVAVPGRMTVANDVLQFAKELFDYGIRLNLLQFNPARVFTCKDAGGIEEARERAIGLDELRDIFATFRKHHLQFTRDNYLNCALLLTLMCRKTELSVTKIEEFDLHKKKWTLPKDRIESMKRSSKKKPVHVPLEPEAIEWITELKYRAGYSPYLFPSRRTSKRFDHVGPDTLNTAIDKMFQQQLFPETVKHFTVHDLRRTSRTLLSKLDFDYRVAEICLGHKVMKTSEEVYNVDDFYDKRREAQRLLLDYYAPIINQGG; this comes from the coding sequence GTGTTCAAGTGTTACCAGAATGAGTGTTCAAGAGTTACCAGAATATGCAACGTTGCTGTTCCCGGGCGAATGACCGTTGCCAATGATGTGTTGCAATTTGCCAAGGAACTCTTTGATTACGGTATTCGCCTAAATCTTTTGCAGTTTAATCCGGCACGGGTATTTACCTGTAAGGATGCCGGGGGAATTGAAGAAGCAAGAGAGCGGGCCATCGGACTGGATGAGTTGCGGGATATATTCGCTACGTTCAGAAAGCATCATTTGCAGTTTACCAGAGACAATTATTTAAACTGTGCTTTACTGCTGACCCTGATGTGTCGAAAGACAGAGCTTTCAGTCACAAAGATTGAAGAGTTTGATCTGCATAAAAAGAAGTGGACACTTCCGAAGGATCGCATTGAGTCGATGAAGCGTTCCAGTAAGAAAAAACCGGTTCATGTACCCTTGGAGCCGGAAGCTATTGAGTGGATCACAGAGCTGAAATACCGTGCTGGTTACAGTCCTTATCTTTTTCCATCAAGGAGAACCAGTAAACGGTTTGACCATGTTGGGCCGGATACATTGAATACGGCGATAGACAAAATGTTTCAGCAGCAACTTTTTCCCGAAACGGTTAAGCATTTCACGGTGCATGATTTAAGGCGCACATCCCGGACATTGCTATCGAAGCTGGACTTTGATTATCGGGTTGCTGAGATCTGTTTAGGGCATAAGGTAATGAAGACTTCAGAAGAGGTGTATAACGTGGATGATTTTTACGATAAGCGTCGTGAAGCCCAGCGTCTGCTGCTGGATTATTACGCACCGATTATTAATCAAGGCGGTTAA